In Desulfoferula mesophila, the genomic window AAGTAGTTAGTTCCACATAGTCAAACACGGCTTTTTGCATGTGAACATGAACTGGATTCAAAAGCTCGCCTGGCAAGGATTGTTGTGTTAGCCTTGGGTCCAGAAAACAGTGCCAGCGTAACCTGAATTGAGAGTAACTACAATCATGCCTGAACATCGAATACGCTATGCACCCCTGCGGGACAAGATTACCAGTGCCGCCGAGGCGGCCAGCCACATCAAAGACGGTACCAGCCTGTTCATCAGCGGGTTCACCGCCGGTTACCCCAAACTCATTCCCGCCGAGTTGGTCAAAAGGGCCGAGGCCGGCGAAAAGATGAAGATCAATATCTACGCCGGAGCCTCCACCGGTGACGCGGTGGACGGCGTATTGGCCCGGGCCGGCCTGGTCAAGTGGCGGCGCCCCTACATGAGCGACCGGGGCATGCGCGCGGCCATCAACCGTGAAGAAATCTTGTTCAAGGACGACCACCTGTCCAGCCTGTCGGCCGCGGTGCGCGCCGGGGAGTGGGGCCCGGTGGACGTGGCCGTGGTGGAGGTGGCCGCGGTAACCGAAAAAGGACAACTCATCCCCACCTTGAGCGTGGGCAACACCCCCAGCTATGTGAAAATGGCCGAAAAGGTCATCCTGGAGGTGGCCGCCGCCGACCCGCCCGAGCTGGAAGGCATCCACGACATCTACATTCCCGAAGACCCGCCCTGGCGCATGCCCATCCCCATCTACCGGGCGGGCGACCGGGTGGGCAAGCCCTTCATCGAGATCGATCCCGACAAGGTGGTGGCCGTGGTTTACAGCCAGGAGCCGGACGCCAGCGCCTATTTCTCCGACCCCGACGAGGTGTCTTTGCTCATCGCCGAACAGCTCTTGGACTTTGTGCAGCACGAGACCAAAAAGGGCCGTCTGCCCGAGGGCCTGCCCTGGCAGTCCGGCGTGGGCGACGTGGCCAACGCGGTGCTGGCCGGTTTCCAGGAAGACCATTTTTTCCAAGACCTTAGCATCTACTCCGAGGTGTTGCAGGACACGGTCCTGGATCTGATCGACATGGACAAGGTGCGCGCCGCCTCCGGCTCGGCCCTTACCCTGTCCCTGCACGCCCGCGAGCGTTTCTTCAAGGAACTGGAGCGCTACAAGGACAAGATCGTGCTCCGGCCGGTGGAGATATCCAACTCACCGGAGGTCATCGCCCGCCTGGGGGTCTTGGCGGTCAACACCGCCCTGGAGATCGACATCTATGGCCAGGTCAACTCCACCCACGTCATGGGCAGCCAGCTCATGAACGGCATCGGCGGCTCGGGCGACTTCGAGCGCAACGGCTCCATCTCCTTCATGGTTACTCCCTCCATCGCCAAGGGCGGGGCCATCAGCTGCATCGTGCCCATGGTCAGCCACGTGGATCATTCCGAGCACTCGGTGGGGGTCATCATCACCGAGCAGGGCCTGGTGGACACCCGCTCCCTGACCCCCCGCCAGGTGGCCGAGGCTCTCATCAACAAATGCGCCCATCCCATATACCGCGACCAGCTCATGGACTACTATCAGCGGGCGGTGCGTGAGGTGGGCGGCCACGAGCCCCATCTGCTGGGCGAGGCCTTCAGCTTCCACCAGCGCTTCATGCAGACCGGCGACATGCGCGTCGGAGGCGGCGGCGAATAGTGAGCCAAAGGCGCGTTGCCATCGCAGTGGACCGGCAGGTGAGCCTGGAAGCCAGGCTGGACCTGCCGGCCCAGGCCGGGGGGGCGGCCCTGATCCTGCACCCCCACCCCCTGTTTGGCGGCTCCATGGACAACAACGTGGTCCAGGCCCTGGCCGGGGCCTGCGCCGAGGCGGGCTGGGCCTCGCTTCGCATCAATTTCCGGGGGGTTGGCCGCAGCACCGGCCATCACGACCAGGGGCTGGGCGAGCAGGACGACGTGCTCGCCGCCGCCGCCTGGCTGGCCGGGGAGGTTCCCGGCCCCCTGGTGCTCATGGGGTATTCCTTCGGCTCGTTGATGGGGGCCAAGGCGGCGGCGCGGGTTGCCGGGCTGGCCGGCGGCCTGTGGGTTTCCCCGCCCTACACCCTGGGCGATCTGCCCCCTTGGCCCGTGAACAGCGGCCCCTTGCTGGTCATCACCGGCGACAACGACGAGTATGGGAATCTGCCCCGCTTGCAGGCCTATATTCAGGCCATGGGTGCACTGGGGACCCTAAACCTGCATCAGGGCGGCGATCACTTCTGGTGGGAAGGCCTCAGTGCACTAAAACGGCAAGCCGTGGATTTTCTGGCCGCACTGAACGGTTAAACGTGCCCGATCCCCGGCCGATCTTGGCCAATATTTAGTGGGGATCAAAAAAATATCCACAATATATAGTTTTATGCTTGACATGGTGTAAACCACCTTGTTAATTTGTTGTTAATACAGAATGCACTATACCTCTTGATGATTGCCCTCTCTCCACCCCGTAGCCGTGCCGTAAGCCTTTCCGACAGGGTGCACTGGACGCATACAGGGTGGTCGTTCCCCCCAGGAAGGTCACTGATCTTCCCCCTCCCCGCTCAGGGCCGGCTTAAAACCCCGGCCCTGATCCTTTGCCGGCCTTGATAAGGGCGCTTTGGCCTCCTTTAGATTGTCTTGCCCCGGCGGTGGGCATCTGCTAGAAAAAGAACATGTAGAAATTGAACATGCTTCTGTTCAGGATTTACCATGGTTCGCACCCCGGCCGACGACAACACCTGCAGAGCCGAGCTCCACGAGGCCGCCCAGGAGCTGGAAAAGTTCCGCCAGATCGTGGAAACCGCCGAGCTGGGCGTGGTCACCATCAATGAAAACCACGAGGTGGTGTACATGAACGCCGCGGCCGAGGCCATGTTCGGCTACGGCCGCCAGGAGATCATGGGGGGAGACCTCTCGCCCCTGATCCCCTCGGAACACCGGGAGCGCCACCGCAACTACGTGGAACGCTACGTGCGCACCCGCCGGGGCAAGCTCATCGGCCACACCGCGGAGCTGGAGGCCGAGCGCCGCGACGGCTCGCGCTTTCCCATCCACATCAGCTTTTCCACCGCCGAGGTGGCCGGCGGGCTGCTCATGACCGCCATCCTGCGCGACCTGAGCAAGGAGGCCGGCCTGGAGCGGGAGGTGCGCCAGAGCCAGCGCCTGGCCATCCTGGGGGAGATGGTGGCCACGGTGAGCCACGAGATACGCTCTCCCCTGGCCCTCATCGGGGGCTTCGCCCGCCAGCTGGAGCGCGATCCCGACCTGGGCGAAAAGTCGCTCAACAAGCTGAACATCATCACCCACGAGGTGGAGCGGCTGGAGAAGATCCTAAACGAGCTGGGAGATTTTTCGCGCCCCCACAAATACAACTGGATGGAGACCGACGTCTCCCAGGTGGTGGAGCACGTGGCCGAGCTCATGGAGCCGGAGATCAACCGGGCCGGGGCCCAGCTGGTGGTCAGCCGCAACGGGAGCCTGCCGCCGGTGATGGCCGACACCGACCGCCTGAGCCAGGTGCTCATAAACCTCATCAACAACGCCCTGCAGGCCAGCGGCGAGCATCCCAAGGTGGAGGTGAGCGTGGAGCCCGAGTCCGAGGGGGTGCTCTTGGAGGTGCGCGACCAGGGTCCGGGCCTGAAGCCCGAGACGATCCGCGAGATCTTCACCCCCTTCTTCACCACCAAGGCGGGGGGCACCGGCCTGGGCCTGCCCGTGGCCCGGCGCATCGTGGAAGAGCACGGCGGCCGCATAGAGCTGGCCAACCGCGAAAGCGGCGGGGCCGTGGCCCGGGTGCGCCTGCCCACCGCCCCGGCGATCCAGCAAAAACTGCCCCTGGACGGCGTCTAGGCCGATATCTTCCCAGACCCCGCAGGCCAAGCCAGGCCCGCTGCGGGCAAATCCTCGAGCGGCGCTCGGGTGGGTCCCAGGAACAAGAAGGCGTCGCGCGGGCCCAGGTGCTCGGCGCAAAAGCGGTTGGCCCGTGGGTCGCGGTGTTGCGGCGCGCGGCCGCGCCAGGGCGGGGCGGGGTATATCTCGTGGAACACCGTGCCCTCCAGGGAGCAGCGGTCGGCCCCGAACAGGCGGCCGCACACCCGGGGCCGCAAGGCCCTCAGGCGCTGGTCTCCCGCGCTCCAGTCGGGCCGGGGATAAAAACGCACCCAGGGCGAGTCCCACAACTTGGCCACCACCCTGGGGTTGGCGGTGCGCAAGGCCACGAAGAACCCCTCGTCCCCAAAGGCCTGGGCCGCCAGGCGCAGGCACAGCCCCATGGCCT contains:
- a CDS encoding succinate CoA transferase yields the protein MPEHRIRYAPLRDKITSAAEAASHIKDGTSLFISGFTAGYPKLIPAELVKRAEAGEKMKINIYAGASTGDAVDGVLARAGLVKWRRPYMSDRGMRAAINREEILFKDDHLSSLSAAVRAGEWGPVDVAVVEVAAVTEKGQLIPTLSVGNTPSYVKMAEKVILEVAAADPPELEGIHDIYIPEDPPWRMPIPIYRAGDRVGKPFIEIDPDKVVAVVYSQEPDASAYFSDPDEVSLLIAEQLLDFVQHETKKGRLPEGLPWQSGVGDVANAVLAGFQEDHFFQDLSIYSEVLQDTVLDLIDMDKVRAASGSALTLSLHARERFFKELERYKDKIVLRPVEISNSPEVIARLGVLAVNTALEIDIYGQVNSTHVMGSQLMNGIGGSGDFERNGSISFMVTPSIAKGGAISCIVPMVSHVDHSEHSVGVIITEQGLVDTRSLTPRQVAEALINKCAHPIYRDQLMDYYQRAVREVGGHEPHLLGEAFSFHQRFMQTGDMRVGGGGE
- a CDS encoding alpha/beta hydrolase — protein: MSQRRVAIAVDRQVSLEARLDLPAQAGGAALILHPHPLFGGSMDNNVVQALAGACAEAGWASLRINFRGVGRSTGHHDQGLGEQDDVLAAAAWLAGEVPGPLVLMGYSFGSLMGAKAAARVAGLAGGLWVSPPYTLGDLPPWPVNSGPLLVITGDNDEYGNLPRLQAYIQAMGALGTLNLHQGGDHFWWEGLSALKRQAVDFLAALNG
- a CDS encoding two-component system sensor histidine kinase NtrB — its product is MVRTPADDNTCRAELHEAAQELEKFRQIVETAELGVVTINENHEVVYMNAAAEAMFGYGRQEIMGGDLSPLIPSEHRERHRNYVERYVRTRRGKLIGHTAELEAERRDGSRFPIHISFSTAEVAGGLLMTAILRDLSKEAGLEREVRQSQRLAILGEMVATVSHEIRSPLALIGGFARQLERDPDLGEKSLNKLNIITHEVERLEKILNELGDFSRPHKYNWMETDVSQVVEHVAELMEPEINRAGAQLVVSRNGSLPPVMADTDRLSQVLINLINNALQASGEHPKVEVSVEPESEGVLLEVRDQGPGLKPETIREIFTPFFTTKAGGTGLGLPVARRIVEEHGGRIELANRESGGAVARVRLPTAPAIQQKLPLDGV